A single Nostoc sp. PCC 7107 DNA region contains:
- a CDS encoding peroxiredoxin yields MLTSTDFTGLFNERFFRNFLPIPATSYFRIEIGTPDFQLPDITNGTVVKLSDYRGKQPVLLAFTRIFTEKQYCPFCYPHIKALNENYEEFTKRGIEVLMITSTDERQSQIVVQDLGLKMPLLSDPSCNIFRRYKVGQALGAPLPAQFVLDQDGKLLYTHLFSFLDHNASVETLLTQFNVAKLDE; encoded by the coding sequence ATGCTAACTTCAACTGATTTCACTGGCTTATTTAATGAGCGATTCTTCCGTAACTTTTTGCCAATACCCGCGACTAGTTACTTTCGCATAGAAATAGGAACACCAGATTTTCAATTACCAGATATTACTAACGGTACTGTAGTCAAATTGTCAGACTATCGAGGCAAGCAACCAGTATTACTTGCCTTTACAAGAATCTTTACGGAAAAGCAATATTGCCCGTTTTGCTATCCGCATATTAAAGCTTTGAATGAAAACTATGAGGAATTTACAAAACGCGGTATAGAAGTTTTGATGATTACTAGTACCGATGAAAGGCAAAGTCAAATAGTTGTACAAGATTTAGGCTTAAAAATGCCGTTATTGAGTGACCCTAGTTGTAATATATTTCGGAGATATAAAGTAGGGCAAGCATTGGGAGCGCCTTTACCAGCACAGTTTGTATTAGATCAAGATGGCAAATTACTTTATACACATTTGTTTTCTTTTTTAGATCACAATGCTAGTGTGGAAACATTATTAACACAATTTAATGTCGCCAAACTTGATGAATAA